The Corynebacterium comes genome window below encodes:
- a CDS encoding nucleoside deaminase, with product MTISDLDQQWLARAVDLAEQALATGNDPYGSVLVAGDGTELFADHNRTASGDDTRHPEFAIARWAAENLTPDGRARAVVYTSGEHCPMCAAAHGWVGLGRIVYAASSAQITGWRSAFGHPPSPVAPIPVGDVVPGIQVDGPDEELSARVKSLFQQGR from the coding sequence ATGACCATCTCCGATCTCGATCAACAGTGGCTGGCCCGAGCCGTTGACCTGGCAGAACAGGCCCTGGCAACCGGAAATGACCCCTACGGATCCGTCCTCGTCGCCGGCGACGGAACGGAGCTGTTCGCAGACCACAACCGCACCGCTTCAGGCGACGACACCCGCCACCCGGAATTCGCCATCGCCCGCTGGGCCGCCGAGAACCTCACCCCGGACGGCCGCGCACGGGCCGTCGTCTACACCTCCGGCGAGCACTGCCCCATGTGCGCTGCCGCCCACGGCTGGGTTGGCCTGGGCAGGATCGTCTACGCGGCGTCGTCCGCCCAGATCACCGGCTGGCGTTCAGCATTCGGTCACCCGCCGTCACCAGTCGCGCCGATCCCTGTCGGGGACGTCGTCCCGGGTATCCAGGTGGACGGACCGGATGAGGAACTGTCTGCGCGGGTGAAGTCGCTGTTCCAGCAGGGCAGATAG
- a CDS encoding CNNM domain-containing protein, with protein MMNWYVALPLTVLIIIASAFFVIIEFSLLAARRNRLEETADTSASARAGLRSLNELTIMLAGAQLGITVATFALGAITEPWIHHLLADLLKSTALPEAASYVIAFALALFIATFLHLVVGEMAPKSWAIAHPEKALTLIARPARGFITVFRPLLVWINAIANRLVARAGQQPVERAAAKGYDAETLQDLVEHSRAKGALDSTDATQISGVIDLDVLTLGVATAPRPVLPADSTVADVQDWAHSTGTLRALIDAGSDVPHLVHVRDTLLADPTHPADRYSRPSLALPKSTTLSEALNRMRASNEQVAVVVDNGDGVSVITWDDILSRLWPKIGAELGRAR; from the coding sequence ATCATGAACTGGTATGTCGCTCTCCCCCTGACCGTGCTCATCATCATCGCCTCGGCGTTCTTCGTGATCATCGAGTTCTCCCTGCTGGCCGCCCGCCGCAACCGCCTCGAGGAGACGGCGGACACCTCGGCGTCGGCACGCGCCGGGCTGCGCAGCCTCAACGAGCTGACCATCATGCTGGCCGGCGCGCAGCTGGGCATCACCGTGGCCACGTTCGCCCTGGGTGCCATCACCGAGCCGTGGATCCACCACCTGCTCGCCGACCTCCTGAAGTCGACTGCCCTGCCGGAGGCCGCCTCCTACGTGATCGCCTTCGCGCTGGCCCTGTTCATCGCGACGTTCCTGCACCTGGTCGTCGGCGAGATGGCACCGAAGTCCTGGGCCATCGCACACCCGGAGAAGGCACTGACCCTCATCGCCCGGCCCGCCCGCGGTTTCATCACCGTCTTCCGCCCCCTGCTGGTCTGGATCAACGCCATCGCCAACAGGCTGGTCGCCAGGGCCGGGCAGCAGCCCGTCGAACGTGCCGCAGCGAAGGGTTATGACGCCGAGACGCTGCAGGACCTTGTCGAGCATTCCCGTGCCAAGGGCGCGCTCGACAGCACCGACGCCACCCAGATCTCCGGCGTCATCGACCTCGACGTGCTCACCCTCGGTGTCGCCACCGCCCCACGACCGGTCCTGCCCGCCGACTCCACGGTGGCCGACGTCCAGGACTGGGCCCACTCCACCGGCACGCTGCGTGCGCTCATCGACGCGGGTTCTGACGTCCCGCACCTCGTGCACGTCCGCGACACACTCCTGGCCGACCCCACGCACCCCGCCGACCGCTACTCCCGCCCGAGCCTGGCCCTGCCCAAGTCGACGACCCTGTCAGAGGCCCTCAACCGCATGCGCGCCAGCAACGAGCAGGTCGCCGTCGTCGTCGACAACGGTGACGGCGTCAGTGTGATCACCTGGGATGACATCCTCAGCCGCCTGTGGCCGAAGATCGGCGCGGAGCTGGGGCGCGCCCGCTGA
- a CDS encoding hemolysin family protein, with protein sequence MITAAVTLLFGTLFIGVLISLNGYFVAQEFAFMSVDRAVLRARADDGDKRARTALGVTDRTSFMLSGAQLGITVTGLLVGFAAEPLVGRQLGVLLGGVGVSTAVSVGVGTVLAMAVATVVQMIFGELFPKNYTLAAPLKSSLALARSTSLYMLLFGWLIRLFDVSANALLRLFRIEPLEDLDSTATRRDLEHIVSASRESGDLGTGTSLILNRLLDFHEYNVEHAMVPRSRTDVVDPSTTIGQVRALMTTAHTRYPVVDADHDPVGVVHLVDVLGTALPAATPVSRLMRDALVVPELMPLPSAVDALEAAHEKLACVIDEYGGFVGIITIEDLAEEILGDVTDEHDAEETEEITPTGEGEWLVDGDTPLDEIERVIGHDLPRGEFVTISGLLIAHTGGLVEEGEIHRIDLAAEPDDYVEGEGAPVRRLSVKVEKVDHHVPSEVRIELIEEDR encoded by the coding sequence ATGATCACCGCAGCTGTCACTCTTCTGTTCGGAACCCTCTTCATCGGCGTGTTGATCTCGCTGAACGGCTATTTCGTCGCCCAGGAATTCGCCTTCATGTCCGTCGACCGTGCCGTTCTCCGTGCCCGGGCGGACGACGGCGACAAGCGCGCCCGCACGGCCCTCGGCGTCACCGACCGAACCTCGTTCATGCTGTCGGGAGCCCAGTTGGGTATCACCGTCACCGGGCTTCTCGTGGGTTTCGCCGCAGAACCTCTGGTGGGCCGCCAGCTCGGCGTGCTGCTGGGCGGGGTCGGCGTGTCCACGGCGGTCTCCGTCGGCGTGGGCACCGTCCTGGCGATGGCCGTCGCCACCGTCGTGCAGATGATCTTCGGTGAGCTCTTCCCGAAGAACTACACCCTCGCCGCCCCGCTGAAATCCTCGCTGGCTCTGGCCAGGTCGACCTCGTTGTACATGCTCCTGTTCGGCTGGCTGATCAGGCTTTTCGACGTCTCGGCCAACGCCCTGCTCCGCCTGTTCCGCATCGAGCCGCTGGAGGACCTCGACTCCACAGCGACGAGGAGGGACCTCGAGCACATCGTCTCCGCCTCCCGCGAGAGCGGCGACCTGGGTACCGGAACATCGCTCATCCTGAATCGTCTGCTCGATTTCCACGAGTACAACGTCGAGCATGCGATGGTGCCACGCTCCCGGACCGACGTGGTGGACCCCTCCACCACCATCGGCCAGGTCCGCGCGCTCATGACCACGGCCCATACCCGCTATCCCGTGGTCGATGCCGACCATGATCCGGTCGGGGTGGTCCACCTCGTGGACGTGCTGGGAACCGCGCTTCCCGCTGCCACCCCCGTCTCCCGCCTCATGCGCGATGCTCTGGTCGTCCCCGAACTGATGCCGCTCCCCTCGGCCGTGGACGCCCTCGAGGCGGCCCACGAGAAGCTGGCGTGCGTCATCGACGAGTACGGCGGCTTCGTCGGCATCATCACCATCGAGGATCTGGCCGAGGAGATTCTCGGCGACGTCACCGATGAACACGACGCCGAGGAGACGGAGGAGATCACCCCCACCGGTGAGGGCGAATGGCTCGTCGACGGCGACACGCCACTGGATGAGATCGAGCGCGTCATCGGTCACGACCTGCCCCGGGGTGAGTTCGTGACCATCTCCGGACTGCTCATCGCCCACACCGGCGGACTGGTGGAGGAAGGCGAGATCCACCGGATCGACCTCGCAGCCGAGCCCGACGACTACGTCGAGGGCGAAGGCGCCCCGGTGCGCCGACTCAGCGTGAAGGTGGAGAAGGTGGACCATCACGTCCCCTCAGAAGTCCGCATCGAACTGATCGAAGAGGATCGCTGA
- a CDS encoding Bax inhibitor-1/YccA family protein: protein MRSSNPVMNSLTSVKGGAQRGAYPSGAPQGYGDPYSGYGQAPATATVTGDRPMTVDDVVAKTGMTLGVIVAFAVLNFGIAVFVSMGLALLLTAVGAIGGLITVLVATFGKKYGSAAVTLIYAAFEGLFVGGISLLFSGMTVGGSDGFVLIGQAIIGTVGVFLGMLFVYKTGAVKVTPKFNRIMTGALVGVLVLALGNMLLAMFTGSNPLRDGGMLAIVFSLVCIGLAAMSFLSDFDAADKMIRAGAPSKMAWGVALGLAVTLVWLYTEILRLLSYFRGN from the coding sequence GTGCGTAGCAGCAACCCTGTCATGAATTCACTCACCTCCGTCAAGGGCGGCGCTCAGCGCGGTGCGTACCCGTCGGGTGCACCGCAGGGCTATGGCGACCCTTATTCCGGCTACGGTCAGGCACCCGCCACCGCCACCGTCACCGGCGACCGTCCGATGACCGTCGACGACGTCGTCGCCAAGACGGGCATGACCCTCGGCGTCATCGTCGCCTTCGCCGTGCTCAACTTCGGCATCGCCGTGTTCGTGAGCATGGGCCTCGCGCTTCTTCTCACCGCGGTGGGCGCCATCGGCGGTCTCATCACCGTGCTGGTGGCCACCTTCGGCAAGAAGTACGGCTCGGCGGCCGTCACCCTCATCTACGCCGCATTCGAGGGCCTGTTCGTCGGCGGTATCTCGCTGCTGTTCTCGGGTATGACGGTCGGCGGTTCCGACGGTTTCGTCCTCATCGGCCAGGCCATCATCGGTACCGTGGGCGTCTTCCTCGGCATGCTCTTCGTGTACAAGACCGGTGCCGTCAAGGTCACCCCGAAGTTCAACCGCATCATGACCGGTGCGCTCGTCGGCGTCCTGGTCCTGGCCCTGGGCAACATGCTGCTGGCCATGTTCACCGGCAGCAATCCGCTCCGTGACGGCGGCATGCTGGCCATCGTCTTCTCGCTGGTCTGCATCGGTCTGGCGGCCATGAGCTTCCTGTCCGACTTCGACGCGGCCGACAAGATGATCCGCGCCGGTGCTCCCTCGAAGATGGCCTGGGGCGTCGCCCTCGGACTGGCCGTGACCCTGGTCTGGCTCTACACCGAGATCCTGCGCCTGCTGTCCTACTTCCGCGGCAACTAG
- a CDS encoding SRPBCC domain-containing protein produces the protein MNLVDQIPLVERRVVREGAGVGVELSRTYLASEADLWDSLTDPSRLEHWFEPVSGTLAEGGRFELAGSGVSGGISTCKPEQLLRLTWDDADNLSTVEITLSPAAPGTRLTVTHLGAADEHWDTHGPAVGGIGWDSSLVALAFHLAMDTESQEGEEETFIREVAHAWSRALVDAGGDPAEARAQAERTIAFYLG, from the coding sequence ATGAACCTGGTTGATCAGATCCCGCTCGTCGAACGTCGCGTGGTCCGCGAGGGCGCCGGCGTGGGCGTCGAGCTCTCGCGCACCTACCTCGCCTCCGAGGCCGACCTGTGGGACTCCCTCACCGACCCGTCCCGCCTGGAGCACTGGTTCGAGCCTGTCAGCGGAACACTCGCCGAGGGCGGCCGTTTCGAACTCGCCGGCAGCGGGGTCTCCGGGGGCATCTCGACGTGCAAGCCGGAGCAGCTCCTGCGTCTGACCTGGGATGACGCCGATAACCTGAGCACCGTCGAGATCACCCTCTCCCCCGCCGCGCCAGGCACCCGACTGACGGTCACGCACCTCGGGGCCGCGGACGAGCACTGGGACACCCACGGCCCAGCGGTCGGCGGCATCGGCTGGGACAGTTCCCTGGTCGCCCTCGCCTTCCACCTGGCGATGGACACCGAGTCTCAGGAGGGCGAGGAGGAGACCTTCATCCGCGAGGTCGCCCACGCCTGGTCGCGTGCGCTTGTCGACGCCGGCGGCGACCCCGCCGAAGCCCGGGCCCAGGCCGAACGCACCATCGCATTCTACCTCGGATAG
- the greA gene encoding transcription elongation factor GreA: MAENQKQYITPEMKTKLEHELQILVDHRPAVAAEINERREEGDLKENAGYDAAREMQDQEEARIKQISEILANSTTEREGVVDGVALVGSVVHVYYNGDKDDKETFLIGTRATAMDNEHLETYSEHSPLGAALLGAQEGETREYSAPSGATLSVTLESAAPYDSQLAATPRPGK, translated from the coding sequence ATGGCTGAAAACCAGAAGCAGTACATCACCCCGGAAATGAAGACGAAGCTCGAGCATGAGCTGCAGATACTGGTTGATCACCGCCCGGCCGTCGCCGCCGAGATCAACGAGCGTCGTGAGGAGGGCGACCTCAAGGAGAACGCAGGCTACGACGCCGCCCGCGAGATGCAGGACCAGGAGGAGGCCCGCATCAAGCAGATCTCCGAGATCCTGGCCAACTCCACCACGGAGCGCGAGGGCGTCGTCGATGGTGTCGCACTCGTCGGTTCGGTCGTTCACGTCTACTACAACGGTGACAAGGACGACAAGGAGACCTTCCTCATCGGCACCCGTGCCACGGCAATGGACAACGAGCACCTGGAGACCTACTCAGAGCACTCCCCGCTGGGGGCCGCACTGCTGGGCGCCCAGGAGGGCGAGACCCGTGAGTACTCAGCTCCGAGTGGTGCCACCCTCAGCGTGACTCTCGAGTCCGCGGCACCGTACGATTCCCAACTTGCAGCGACCCCGCGTCCGGGCAAGTAA
- a CDS encoding DUF4307 domain-containing protein, whose product MSTPADNRSTTRYGADRTPKTERNLGGKMIAIVAVVLIAGLAIAIARYLAADNQRGDVTISMVSHERIDDRTMRLWVDVTREDPNVASYCIVTSIDYAMAEVGRRELLIEPGGDPIQRFQVDIPSRDLPVSGSVYGCSTLIPDHLTIGPGAPVE is encoded by the coding sequence ATGAGCACTCCCGCCGACAACCGCTCCACCACTCGCTACGGTGCGGACCGCACTCCGAAGACGGAGAGGAACCTCGGCGGCAAGATGATCGCCATCGTCGCTGTCGTACTCATCGCCGGTCTCGCGATCGCCATCGCCCGGTATCTGGCCGCCGACAACCAGCGCGGTGACGTCACAATCTCCATGGTCTCCCACGAACGGATCGACGACCGGACGATGCGACTGTGGGTCGACGTGACACGTGAGGATCCGAACGTGGCCTCCTACTGCATCGTCACCTCCATCGACTACGCGATGGCCGAGGTCGGTCGTCGTGAGCTTCTCATCGAGCCGGGCGGCGACCCGATCCAGCGCTTCCAGGTGGACATTCCCTCCCGCGACCTGCCGGTCTCCGGCAGCGTGTACGGCTGCTCCACACTCATCCCCGACCACCTGACCATCGGGCCCGGCGCACCCGTCGAGTGA
- the mca gene encoding mycothiol conjugate amidase Mca, translated as MSGFRLLAIHAHPDDEASKGAATTARYAAEGNRVMVLTCTGGERGDILNPAMDRPGVLENIIDIRRQEMATAAEALGVEHVWLGHVDSGLPQGDPLPPLPEGCFALAPGVDVAKEFVEIIRDFRPHVIVTYDENGGYPHPDHLKVHEASMIAWAKAGDPDFAPELGEPWAPLKLYYSHGFVHQRMKMFHDLLIADGRTSPYGPMLERWERNPADIMARVTTQVECAEYFPHREAALRAHATQIDPAGAFLATPAHVQQELWPTEEFELAKTRVATSLPEDDLFAGITPDKK; from the coding sequence GTGAGCGGATTCCGGCTCCTGGCCATTCATGCCCACCCCGACGATGAGGCATCGAAGGGGGCAGCGACGACTGCACGCTACGCCGCCGAAGGTAACCGGGTCATGGTGCTCACCTGTACCGGCGGCGAACGCGGCGACATCCTCAACCCTGCGATGGACAGGCCGGGCGTGCTGGAGAACATCATCGACATCCGTCGGCAGGAGATGGCCACCGCCGCCGAGGCACTCGGCGTAGAGCACGTGTGGCTGGGCCACGTCGACTCCGGTCTGCCGCAGGGTGATCCGCTGCCGCCGCTGCCGGAGGGCTGTTTCGCCCTGGCGCCGGGCGTCGATGTGGCGAAGGAGTTCGTGGAGATCATCCGTGACTTCCGGCCGCACGTCATCGTCACCTACGACGAGAACGGTGGCTACCCGCACCCGGACCACCTGAAAGTGCACGAGGCCTCCATGATCGCCTGGGCGAAGGCGGGCGACCCCGACTTCGCCCCGGAGCTCGGGGAGCCCTGGGCCCCGCTGAAGCTGTACTACTCCCACGGTTTCGTCCATCAGCGGATGAAGATGTTCCACGATCTGCTGATCGCCGACGGACGCACCAGCCCTTATGGGCCGATGCTGGAACGGTGGGAGCGCAACCCGGCGGACATCATGGCCAGGGTGACCACCCAGGTCGAGTGCGCCGAGTACTTCCCCCACCGGGAGGCTGCGCTGCGGGCGCACGCCACCCAGATCGACCCGGCCGGGGCGTTCCTGGCCACCCCGGCACATGTGCAGCAGGAGTTGTGGCCGACCGAGGAGTTCGAGCTCGCGAAGACACGCGTGGCCACATCGTTGCCGGAGGATGACCTGTTCGCGGGCATCACCCCGGACAAGAAGTAG
- a CDS encoding 3-deoxy-7-phosphoheptulonate synthase: MTAATYASTSNRRVVAFHDLPSPEDVRARLPMTPAQERRVERDREEIAAIFNGEDDRLVVVVGPCSIHDPEAALDYANRLAPLASLLAEDLKLVMRVYFEKPRTTIGWKGLINDPHLDGSYDVNHGLELARRVLLEVVNLNLPTASEFLEPNSPQYYADLVSWGAIGARTTESQVHRQLASGMSMPIGFKNGTDGNIQVAMDAVSAASKPHFFFGTSDGGRPAVVETAGNENCHVILRGGTAGPNADAESVAGIVEKLRERKQTPRLMVDVSHANSGKDHVRQAEVTADVAKQIAEGNEAIAGIMMESFLVEGAQSLDTAKLRINGGDGLVYGQSVTDACMNIDTTVDLLGDLAAAVRARRAR; encoded by the coding sequence ATGACCGCCGCCACCTACGCCTCCACCTCCAACCGCCGCGTCGTGGCCTTCCACGACCTGCCCAGCCCCGAGGACGTCCGTGCGCGTCTGCCCATGACGCCGGCGCAGGAACGTCGGGTTGAGAGGGACAGGGAAGAGATCGCCGCCATCTTCAACGGCGAGGACGACCGTCTCGTCGTGGTGGTCGGCCCGTGTTCGATCCACGACCCGGAGGCCGCCCTCGATTACGCCAACCGTCTCGCACCGCTGGCCTCCCTGCTGGCGGAAGACCTCAAGTTGGTCATGCGGGTGTACTTCGAGAAGCCGCGCACCACCATCGGCTGGAAGGGCCTGATCAACGACCCGCACCTGGACGGCTCCTACGACGTCAACCACGGCCTGGAGCTGGCGCGCCGGGTCCTGCTCGAGGTGGTCAACCTCAACCTCCCCACCGCCAGCGAGTTCCTCGAACCGAACTCCCCGCAGTACTACGCCGACCTCGTTTCGTGGGGCGCCATCGGCGCGCGGACCACCGAGTCGCAGGTGCACCGTCAGCTGGCCTCGGGGATGAGCATGCCCATCGGCTTCAAGAACGGCACCGACGGCAACATCCAGGTGGCGATGGACGCGGTGTCCGCCGCCTCGAAGCCGCACTTCTTCTTCGGCACCTCGGACGGCGGCCGCCCCGCCGTTGTGGAGACCGCCGGCAATGAAAACTGCCACGTCATTCTCCGTGGTGGCACGGCCGGTCCGAACGCGGACGCGGAGTCGGTGGCGGGCATCGTCGAGAAGCTCCGCGAGCGGAAGCAGACTCCGCGCCTGATGGTCGACGTCTCACACGCCAACTCCGGCAAGGATCATGTCCGGCAAGCGGAGGTGACGGCCGACGTCGCGAAGCAGATCGCCGAGGGCAACGAGGCCATCGCCGGCATCATGATGGAATCCTTCCTCGTCGAGGGCGCACAGTCCCTCGACACCGCGAAGCTGCGCATCAACGGCGGCGATGGACTCGTCTACGGACAGTCCGTCACCGACGCATGCATGAACATCGACACCACCGTCGATCTGCTCGGTGATCTCGCGGCGGCGGTCCGGGCCCGTCGCGCCCGGTAG
- a CDS encoding isoprenyl transferase, which produces MKLSRLLYPLYEARLSRELRGARQPKHIAIMADGNRRWARAEGHSDISHGHRAGAKKIGEVVSWCEGTEVEVITVYLLSTENLGREEHELELLFGIIGDVVDELSGSEHNCRVRLVGHLDLLPKDVADRWRTAADTTCDKPGLTVNIAVGYGGRQEIVDAVRNLIEEEVAAGTSAGGLAEKVTVESLSRHLYTSGQPDPDLVIRTSGEQRLSGFLLWQAAYSEIWFTETYWPAFRRIDLLRALRDYSRRSRRFGK; this is translated from the coding sequence GTGAAACTGTCCCGCCTGCTCTACCCGTTGTATGAGGCCCGTCTCTCCCGCGAACTCAGGGGTGCCCGGCAGCCGAAGCACATCGCGATCATGGCCGACGGCAACCGCCGTTGGGCCCGCGCAGAGGGGCACTCCGACATCAGCCACGGACACCGCGCCGGGGCGAAGAAGATCGGGGAGGTGGTGAGCTGGTGTGAGGGGACAGAGGTCGAGGTCATCACCGTGTACCTTCTGTCCACCGAGAATCTCGGCAGGGAGGAACATGAGCTGGAGCTGCTCTTCGGCATCATCGGGGACGTGGTGGACGAGCTGTCCGGCAGCGAGCACAACTGCCGTGTCCGGCTCGTCGGTCACCTGGATCTCCTGCCGAAGGACGTCGCCGACCGCTGGCGCACCGCCGCGGACACAACCTGCGACAAGCCCGGCCTGACCGTCAACATCGCCGTCGGTTACGGGGGCCGCCAGGAGATCGTCGACGCCGTCCGCAACCTCATTGAAGAGGAGGTCGCCGCGGGGACCTCCGCCGGCGGACTGGCGGAGAAGGTGACCGTGGAGTCCCTGTCCCGTCACCTCTACACTTCCGGGCAGCCCGACCCCGATCTGGTCATCCGCACCTCCGGTGAACAACGACTCTCCGGTTTCCTGTTGTGGCAGGCGGCCTATTCGGAGATCTGGTTCACTGAGACCTACTGGCCGGCATTCCGGCGCATCGATCTCCTCCGTGCCCTCCGTGATTATTCCCGGCGCAGCCGTCGATTCGGAAAGTGA
- a CDS encoding flavodoxin domain-containing protein yields MTNILYESAYGSTREYAEALAARLGTSAQPLSDADPTALRSSSGPLVVLSYVHGPSIPAASFVADNDLGSRPVAVCAVGMTLLEVARAKDQMADALGKKEHVTRFYLPGRMSYSTLGRKHKMIMWGVIKALKVKREADRSANDRAMLDSYDRDTDRVDLAELDQVVAWAAAQG; encoded by the coding sequence ATGACCAACATCCTCTATGAGTCCGCCTACGGTTCCACCCGCGAGTACGCCGAGGCCCTCGCCGCACGGCTCGGGACCAGCGCGCAGCCGCTTTCCGACGCCGACCCGACCGCCCTCCGCAGTTCATCCGGGCCGCTGGTGGTGCTCTCCTACGTCCACGGCCCGTCGATCCCGGCGGCTAGCTTCGTGGCGGACAATGATCTCGGCTCCCGCCCCGTCGCCGTGTGCGCCGTCGGCATGACGCTGCTGGAGGTTGCCCGCGCAAAGGACCAGATGGCTGACGCCCTGGGAAAGAAGGAGCACGTCACCCGCTTCTACCTGCCGGGACGCATGAGCTATTCCACGTTGGGGCGCAAGCACAAGATGATCATGTGGGGTGTGATCAAGGCACTGAAGGTCAAGCGGGAAGCCGACCGCAGCGCCAACGACCGGGCCATGCTCGACTCCTACGACCGTGACACCGACCGCGTGGACCTGGCTGAGCTGGATCAGGTCGTCGCATGGGCGGCGGCGCAGGGCTAG
- the coaA gene encoding type I pantothenate kinase, which produces MSRPKDRTPYVDFDRASWRALRKSMPQVLTEEDVAQLRGLGESIDLAEVTEVYLPLSRLIHLQVSARQKLIAATETFLGTGSGHVPFIIGVAGSVAVGKSTTARLLQVLLQRWDSHPRVDLVTTDGFLLPAAELHERRLMSRKGFPESYDQRALLRFITDVKSGRSSVESPVYSHKLYDRVPGKIQTITQPDILILEGLNVLQTGPTLMVSDLFDFSVYVDARTEDIEKWYIDRFLQLRSTAFREPGAHFGHYAEYGDASARAAAREIWQSINLPNLVENILPTRVRASLVLRKGADHLVERVRMRKI; this is translated from the coding sequence ATGTCTCGGCCCAAGGACCGTACCCCGTACGTGGATTTCGACCGCGCCTCCTGGCGCGCCCTGCGTAAATCCATGCCCCAGGTCCTCACCGAGGAGGACGTCGCCCAGCTGCGCGGCCTCGGCGAATCCATCGACCTGGCGGAGGTCACGGAAGTCTATCTGCCGCTCTCCAGACTCATCCATCTGCAGGTTTCCGCCCGCCAGAAGCTCATCGCCGCGACCGAAACCTTCCTGGGTACCGGTTCCGGGCACGTCCCCTTCATCATCGGCGTCGCCGGGTCCGTGGCCGTGGGCAAGTCGACGACCGCCCGGCTCCTGCAGGTCCTGCTGCAGCGCTGGGACTCCCACCCCCGCGTCGACCTGGTCACCACCGATGGTTTCCTCCTGCCGGCCGCGGAACTGCACGAGCGCCGGCTCATGTCCCGAAAGGGTTTCCCCGAGTCCTACGATCAACGCGCCCTGCTGCGCTTCATCACCGACGTGAAATCCGGCCGTTCCTCGGTCGAATCACCGGTGTACTCGCACAAACTCTACGATCGGGTCCCCGGAAAAATACAGACCATCACCCAGCCCGACATCCTCATCCTCGAAGGTCTCAACGTCCTGCAGACCGGCCCCACCCTCATGGTCTCCGACCTCTTCGACTTCTCCGTGTACGTGGACGCCCGCACGGAGGACATCGAGAAGTGGTACATCGACCGTTTCCTCCAGCTGCGCTCCACCGCCTTCCGCGAACCGGGCGCGCACTTCGGGCATTACGCCGAGTACGGCGACGCCAGTGCCCGGGCCGCGGCGCGGGAGATCTGGCAGTCAATCAACCTGCCGAACCTGGTGGAGAACATCCTGCCCACCCGGGTGCGCGCCTCACTGGTGCTGCGCAAGGGCGCCGACCACCTGGTCGAGCGGGTGCGGATGCGCAAGATCTGA